One window of Phycisphaeraceae bacterium genomic DNA carries:
- a CDS encoding class I mannose-6-phosphate isomerase, protein MPPNVPFAQPILLDPLLIDKVWGGDRLTRFGKNVKPGAKVGESWELADLDSTSTSGAGGGAAHSRIASPEIPNAKTLRDLIGLDPNAILGDAAQPKHPQFPLLVKFLDAAENLSVQVHPSPTYAESHEEAHLKTECWYILDAAPGSVIYKGVKPGVDSVQFEKAITDGTVVDLMHAEPAIVGHMHNLPSGTVHALGAGVVVAEVQTPSDTTFRVFDWGRTGRELHIAQAMQCIDFDLAPVATQWDSPLSDNGLRKTLVQTEFFIVEEMRLERNYSCTGAPNAHASGIRPVVIMQLRGSSVVTGTDRSTEPLHLVTGSTTVVPASASRDCVITGMSDDCVCLVTTVIG, encoded by the coding sequence ATGCCGCCAAACGTGCCGTTTGCACAACCGATCCTGCTCGACCCCCTCCTGATTGACAAGGTCTGGGGTGGTGATCGGCTTACGCGATTTGGAAAAAACGTCAAACCCGGCGCGAAGGTTGGTGAGTCGTGGGAGCTTGCAGATCTTGATTCCACGAGCACATCGGGCGCCGGTGGAGGCGCAGCCCATTCGCGCATCGCATCTCCCGAGATACCAAACGCAAAGACGCTGCGAGATCTGATCGGACTCGATCCGAACGCCATACTTGGCGATGCTGCACAACCAAAGCACCCCCAGTTCCCACTTCTGGTGAAGTTTCTGGATGCCGCTGAAAACTTATCTGTGCAGGTACATCCAAGCCCAACCTACGCCGAGTCACACGAAGAAGCCCATCTCAAAACAGAGTGCTGGTACATCCTCGACGCTGCGCCGGGGAGTGTGATCTACAAGGGTGTTAAGCCTGGTGTGGACAGTGTGCAGTTCGAGAAAGCGATCACCGACGGGACCGTTGTTGATCTGATGCACGCGGAGCCCGCGATTGTCGGACACATGCACAACCTGCCCAGCGGCACCGTCCACGCACTCGGTGCGGGTGTGGTGGTTGCAGAGGTCCAGACACCATCGGATACAACGTTCCGTGTGTTCGACTGGGGCAGAACCGGCCGCGAACTCCACATAGCCCAGGCGATGCAATGCATCGATTTCGACCTGGCACCCGTCGCCACACAATGGGATAGTCCGCTCTCCGATAATGGGTTGCGTAAGACGCTCGTGCAGACAGAGTTCTTCATTGTCGAGGAGATGCGGCTTGAACGGAATTACTCGTGCACCGGCGCTCCCAATGCGCATGCGTCCGGCATTCGGCCGGTCGTCATTATGCAGCTTCGTGGGTCGAGTGTTGTCACCGGTACTGATCGCTCAACAGAACCACTGCATCTTGTAACAGGCTCAACAACTGTTGTGCCCGCAAGTGCAAGCCGTGACTGTGTTATCACAGGGATGAGCGATGATTGTGTCTGCCTTGTGACGACAGTGATTGGCTAA
- a CDS encoding DUF1328 domain-containing protein, whose protein sequence is MLGWAVTFLVIAIIAGLVGATGVAGISAKIAWIIFVVFIVLFVLSMVTRVMKGKPPIP, encoded by the coding sequence ATGCTGGGCTGGGCAGTCACGTTTCTTGTTATTGCAATCATCGCTGGGCTCGTTGGCGCAACAGGTGTTGCGGGGATATCCGCGAAGATCGCGTGGATCATCTTCGTTGTGTTCATTGTGCTGTTTGTGCTGAGCATGGTTACCCGTGTGATGAAGGGCAAGCCGCCAATTCCCTGA
- a CDS encoding NADH-quinone oxidoreductase subunit A, with protein sequence MTPTLTLGADIGGYLPVMVVIMMVVGFAVVNVVASLVIGPRRIGGVTKGQTYESGMVTVGTARKRFNVRFYLIAMVFLVIDVEIVFLYPLAATFMNLEPGAPERDLWLGRILFFLFTTIVAYLYGYRKGVFRFD encoded by the coding sequence ATGACACCAACGCTCACACTCGGTGCGGATATCGGCGGCTACCTGCCTGTCATGGTTGTGATCATGATGGTGGTTGGCTTTGCTGTTGTGAATGTTGTGGCATCGCTCGTGATCGGACCGCGCAGAATCGGCGGTGTAACGAAGGGGCAGACATACGAGTCCGGCATGGTGACTGTCGGAACCGCTCGCAAGCGCTTTAACGTCCGGTTTTATCTCATCGCGATGGTCTTTCTTGTCATTGATGTCGAGATTGTGTTTCTGTACCCCCTTGCGGCGACGTTCATGAACCTTGAACCCGGTGCGCCGGAGCGAGATCTCTGGCTCGGCAGAATTCTTTTCTTCCTCTTTACAACCATTGTCGCCTACCTGTATGGATACAGGAAGGGCGTGTTCCGTTTCGATTGA
- a CDS encoding helix-turn-helix transcriptional regulator → MDTTQLHERLIAAAGGRTYRHLSELTGTNSETVRRYMNGQSPSAEFLQALCVSLGISGTWLLTGSGPMRSEDLKGDALRMADPSDLLGAMAATVEGMLDRVSRLETYVQTLETRVRASKAAAGNGSVASLEAMDPSRNAGVNHSATIKELSTGTEQTHAEAAQRAKHIARSIKGTQSGRSRPSAD, encoded by the coding sequence GTGGATACGACGCAACTCCATGAACGACTCATCGCAGCTGCTGGCGGCAGGACGTACCGTCATCTGTCGGAGCTGACCGGGACAAACTCCGAGACCGTCCGCAGATACATGAACGGGCAGTCGCCAAGCGCAGAGTTCCTGCAGGCGCTGTGCGTCTCGCTGGGCATATCCGGCACGTGGCTGCTGACGGGATCGGGCCCGATGCGTTCGGAGGACCTCAAGGGCGACGCGCTCCGCATGGCCGACCCGTCCGATCTGCTCGGCGCGATGGCTGCGACTGTCGAGGGCATGCTCGATCGTGTGTCCCGACTGGAAACGTATGTGCAAACGCTTGAAACGCGCGTGCGCGCAAGCAAAGCCGCTGCTGGCAACGGTTCGGTAGCGAGTCTTGAAGCAATGGATCCATCCCGGAACGCGGGCGTGAATCATTCCGCTACGATAAAGGAACTCTCAACAGGCACGGAGCAGACGCATGCTGAAGCTGCCCAAAGGGCAAAGCACATCGCACGATCCATCAAAGGCACTCAGTCAGGGCGATCACGTCCGTCTGCTGATTGA
- a CDS encoding NERD domain-containing protein, protein MPRTTKHRSRTTVRQPGQHLRDESEAIFAWWSFLIGFTGAMVWASLWGWGKIVLGYSFGLRDLMWMTGGSLCILLYGIFFGKASFRSLRNILIGMEGEITVGAMLEDLRKHDYIIMHDIPIVSSTGITSKGISGLMERSSVVANIDHIAIGPAGVFAFETKMRSKPKDKAMPAKITADANGRLLVAGFPQEPDPRSQAKQIAKELGRIIKHRTDMHLEPRPVVVFPDWWVEETINPKGANEGAWVLNPSRVFAWITTETRIAANRDTALDPSEIKRIAAALTDHIHANSN, encoded by the coding sequence ATGCCACGAACAACCAAGCACCGCTCTCGCACAACTGTTCGTCAGCCGGGACAACATCTACGGGACGAGTCCGAAGCCATTTTCGCATGGTGGAGCTTTCTCATCGGATTCACTGGCGCAATGGTCTGGGCTTCACTTTGGGGGTGGGGCAAGATTGTGCTAGGTTACAGCTTTGGGCTCAGAGATCTCATGTGGATGACAGGAGGCAGCCTATGCATCCTGTTGTACGGTATCTTCTTCGGCAAGGCGAGCTTTCGATCACTCAGGAACATCCTCATTGGTATGGAAGGCGAGATCACCGTCGGAGCAATGCTCGAAGATCTGCGTAAGCACGACTATATCATCATGCATGACATCCCAATCGTGTCAAGTACGGGAATCACCAGTAAGGGTATCTCTGGACTGATGGAACGGTCATCCGTTGTAGCTAACATCGACCACATTGCAATCGGACCCGCTGGTGTCTTTGCGTTCGAGACCAAGATGCGATCGAAGCCGAAAGACAAAGCGATGCCTGCCAAGATCACTGCAGATGCTAATGGAAGGCTGCTGGTTGCAGGATTCCCACAAGAACCTGATCCACGCTCGCAAGCCAAGCAGATCGCAAAGGAACTTGGGCGAATCATCAAACACCGCACCGACATGCATCTAGAGCCGAGGCCTGTTGTCGTGTTTCCTGACTGGTGGGTTGAAGAAACAATAAACCCCAAAGGTGCCAATGAAGGCGCATGGGTGCTCAACCCCTCGCGCGTCTTCGCATGGATTACAACAGAAACTCGGATCGCCGCCAATAGGGACACAGCACTTGATCCGTCTGAGATCAAGCGCATCGCAGCCGCGCTCACTGATCACATCCATGCCAATAGCAACTGA
- the polX gene encoding DNA polymerase/3'-5' exonuclease PolX codes for MAEKTSVGAHLTNKDIAETFEHLAKLMTLIGVDKFRVAATDRAARSIEQTHTPVASLIDKRDSLLTIEGIGAKTADKIIELVTTGKIEELDELKGQVPDGVVALMDIPGLGPKTVSALWKDLKVESIDDLKTSIESGSIMNLPRMGKKTVDNIKDAIEHMQAAGHRLPIGLAMPIAERVMDELRKVKGVEQITCAGSLRRGAETIGDIDILVATKNPEPVHEAFTTMDGVIKVLASGETKSSVRLDGEVNKYLGLSTQMQVDLRTLAPEHWGAALMYFTGSKNHNIRLREIAQRHSMKLNDYGLYKDDENDTPPQQRGVKPVASKTEDEVYKALGVPWIPPELREDLGETKWTKQTDVPDLIELDDIKTELHAHTTWSDGSMSMEELVTLYLDRGFHTIAVTDHSKSQVQANGLNAERLVEQRKEIETNRKHFGKKITILHGSEVDILTKGELDFPDDVLQELDIVVASPHAALTQKPNVATKRLIKAIEHPLVHIIGHPTGRLVGKRKGLEPAMNEIIAAAVENNVALEINAHWRRLDLRDIHVRMAVEAGALIAIDCDTHIPKHADNLRYGIFTARRGGLSAKNCINTWPAKKLHAWLKSKR; via the coding sequence ATGGCTGAGAAAACGTCTGTTGGTGCGCATCTCACAAACAAGGATATCGCAGAAACCTTCGAGCATCTGGCGAAGCTGATGACATTGATCGGCGTGGACAAGTTCCGCGTCGCTGCAACGGATCGCGCTGCACGCTCGATCGAGCAGACGCACACACCCGTTGCATCGCTCATCGACAAACGCGACTCACTGCTCACGATTGAAGGCATCGGCGCAAAGACCGCCGACAAGATCATCGAGCTCGTGACAACGGGAAAGATCGAGGAACTCGACGAGCTCAAGGGGCAGGTGCCCGATGGCGTTGTTGCGCTCATGGACATCCCCGGGCTTGGTCCCAAGACCGTCAGCGCGTTGTGGAAGGACCTCAAAGTCGAGAGCATCGATGATCTGAAGACATCGATCGAGTCCGGCTCGATCATGAACCTGCCCCGGATGGGGAAGAAGACCGTCGACAATATCAAGGACGCGATCGAGCACATGCAGGCAGCCGGTCACAGGCTCCCGATCGGGTTGGCGATGCCGATCGCAGAGCGCGTGATGGACGAACTGCGAAAAGTAAAGGGTGTCGAGCAGATCACGTGCGCGGGCTCACTCCGCCGCGGCGCAGAGACCATCGGCGACATCGACATCCTCGTTGCCACGAAGAACCCCGAGCCTGTCCACGAGGCATTCACAACCATGGACGGCGTGATCAAGGTGCTTGCGTCGGGTGAGACAAAGTCATCCGTGCGCCTCGACGGCGAGGTGAACAAGTACCTGGGCTTGTCAACGCAGATGCAGGTTGATCTGCGAACGCTCGCGCCCGAGCATTGGGGTGCAGCACTGATGTACTTCACGGGCTCGAAGAACCACAACATCCGTTTGCGCGAGATCGCACAGCGACACAGCATGAAGCTCAACGACTACGGACTCTACAAGGACGACGAGAACGACACGCCGCCGCAACAGCGAGGTGTCAAACCTGTTGCATCAAAGACCGAGGATGAGGTCTACAAGGCGCTCGGCGTCCCGTGGATTCCGCCCGAGCTCCGTGAAGATCTCGGCGAGACGAAGTGGACGAAGCAAACAGACGTGCCGGACCTGATCGAACTCGACGACATCAAGACAGAACTGCACGCGCACACGACGTGGTCCGATGGCTCTATGTCGATGGAGGAGCTTGTCACGCTCTATCTGGATCGCGGGTTCCACACGATCGCGGTGACGGATCATTCAAAGTCGCAGGTGCAGGCGAATGGATTGAACGCGGAACGACTCGTCGAACAACGCAAGGAGATTGAGACGAACCGAAAACACTTCGGGAAGAAGATCACGATCCTGCACGGGTCGGAGGTTGACATTCTGACGAAGGGTGAGCTCGATTTTCCTGATGATGTGTTGCAGGAACTCGACATCGTTGTCGCATCGCCTCACGCTGCGCTGACGCAGAAGCCGAACGTTGCGACAAAGCGCCTGATCAAAGCGATCGAGCATCCGCTCGTGCACATCATCGGACATCCGACGGGCAGGCTCGTCGGCAAACGCAAAGGGCTTGAGCCCGCGATGAATGAGATCATCGCAGCTGCAGTCGAGAACAACGTTGCGCTTGAGATCAACGCGCACTGGCGCAGGCTCGATCTGCGCGATATCCACGTGCGCATGGCAGTGGAAGCTGGGGCACTCATTGCGATTGACTGCGACACACACATTCCCAAGCACGCAGACAACCTGCGCTATGGCATCTTCACAGCGCGACGCGGCGGATTGTCCGCCAAGAACTGCATCAACACGTGGCCAGCAAAGAAGCTCCACGCGTGGCTCAAATCAAAGCGATAA
- the pyrF gene encoding orotidine-5'-phosphate decarboxylase, translating to MPETVIGAMDHLVLSIDRVRSPACVGLDPVLDRLPNELKQLSPVDAIEQFCIGVIDAAMQHVGVVKPQSACFERYGSLGMRALERVCDHANKHNLHIILDAKRGDIGISAAHYAAWAQEIGAHSITVNGYLGMETIEPYLDAGLGVFVLVRTSNPGSDAVQCSTLNDNRTVAQMMADQVSTLGASHMGTSGISDVGAVVGATKSSEGADLRKHMPDTMFLVPGYGAQGGTIDDIRALVRLSGNPGVIVNASRSVLYPKEPESESWQDGVATRAQHFAEELRSLYR from the coding sequence ATGCCAGAGACTGTCATCGGCGCAATGGACCATCTCGTTCTCTCCATCGATCGTGTGCGTTCGCCCGCATGCGTCGGGCTCGACCCCGTCCTTGATCGTCTCCCCAATGAACTCAAGCAACTCTCACCCGTCGACGCAATCGAACAGTTCTGTATCGGTGTGATCGATGCTGCCATGCAGCACGTTGGCGTTGTCAAACCGCAGAGCGCGTGCTTCGAACGCTACGGCTCATTGGGCATGCGGGCACTCGAACGTGTGTGCGATCATGCAAACAAGCACAACCTGCACATCATCCTCGATGCAAAGCGTGGCGACATTGGTATCTCCGCAGCGCATTACGCTGCGTGGGCGCAAGAGATCGGCGCACACTCCATCACCGTCAACGGGTATCTTGGTATGGAGACGATCGAGCCGTACCTTGATGCAGGACTCGGCGTGTTCGTGCTGGTGCGTACGAGCAACCCCGGGAGTGATGCGGTGCAGTGCAGTACACTCAACGATAATCGCACGGTCGCGCAAATGATGGCTGATCAGGTAAGCACGCTCGGCGCATCGCACATGGGTACATCGGGCATCAGCGATGTCGGCGCAGTCGTCGGCGCAACAAAGTCGAGCGAGGGCGCAGACCTACGCAAACACATGCCCGACACCATGTTCCTCGTGCCCGGATACGGCGCACAGGGAGGCACCATCGACGATATCCGCGCATTGGTCAGGCTCTCCGGCAATCCCGGCGTGATTGTCAACGCCAGCAGAAGTGTGCTGTATCCGAAAGAACCGGAATCCGAGTCGTGGCAGGATGGCGTTGCTACCCGTGCACAACACTTCGCAGAAGAGCTTCGTTCGCTCTATCGATAA
- a CDS encoding DUF2752 domain-containing protein, translating into MSHDTSSVVPAPRTLLRSADAMRAMERTNRRVLGAIFAVVFAAVLGVAVWLSPDPAGHGTHTQLGFAPCAWMENYNTPCPTCGMTTAFSHAAHLHPVRAFLTQPAGFVLAVFTATAFWASALTAIFGWNLPMVFPWFFRLRMVVVGLVLIGLGWVYTLLTW; encoded by the coding sequence ATGTCACATGACACCTCCAGCGTTGTTCCTGCGCCGCGCACGCTTCTGCGCTCGGCGGACGCGATGCGCGCAATGGAACGGACCAATCGACGAGTGCTGGGAGCAATATTTGCAGTTGTGTTCGCAGCAGTGTTGGGTGTTGCTGTATGGTTATCACCTGATCCAGCAGGGCATGGCACGCATACGCAACTCGGCTTTGCGCCCTGCGCGTGGATGGAAAACTACAACACACCATGCCCAACCTGTGGGATGACCACAGCGTTCTCGCACGCTGCCCATCTTCATCCTGTGAGAGCGTTTTTGACACAGCCAGCAGGCTTTGTGCTGGCTGTGTTTACGGCGACAGCCTTCTGGGCCTCGGCGCTGACGGCTATCTTTGGATGGAATCTCCCCATGGTCTTTCCGTGGTTTTTCCGCCTTCGGATGGTTGTGGTAGGGCTGGTGCTGATTGGGCTCGGCTGGGTCTATACCCTTCTGACGTGGTGA
- a CDS encoding histone H1: MDKLAKMKQMIDDCREDFEKGMGGNKAAGTRVRKAMQDIKALAQEIRADMLEARGS, translated from the coding sequence ATGGATAAGTTGGCCAAGATGAAGCAGATGATTGACGACTGCCGCGAGGACTTTGAAAAGGGCATGGGTGGCAACAAAGCGGCTGGCACACGCGTCCGCAAGGCCATGCAGGACATCAAGGCACTCGCACAGGAAATCCGCGCTGACATGCTCGAAGCCCGTGGGAGCTGA
- the recG gene encoding ATP-dependent DNA helicase RecG: MQSADRAPNGRSRRSYGRCCCGRCRTCRELRDAHHVLRRSRVGHLLVVVSALDRSSCKLGRSDREGHYPARTRRARAMTHAHPIQLTTQVADIPGVNDRTAGLLRELGLTNVGKLIAHLPMRHERYETAPAISGIEPESVVSVQGTIDATRMVRAGRKPRFEAVMTDESGRLDLVWFNASYLAKKIHPGHQLRVQGKAKARAGSIQMVNPRFWIIEQDGSEHVDTNTETDAADQPELRPVYSASERIKSAQIARVIETVLDDALAQIDDHLPEVWRDERGLVPLATAYRMMHKPASEDEVGMARRRLAYDELFMLQVGVQIKRRYLRTTLVAPELAWSDEIDRRIRARLPFDLTTHQNAALRDVVADLTTTVPANRLVQGDVGSGKTVVALYAMLMAVASGHQAALMAPTSILAEQHLSSISSILTSSDVRVELLTGAVSTAERESILLRLVNGEIDILIGTHALLTEDVRFKSLALAVIDEQHRFGVEQRASLRTGSTVDTDTSHKSTPHVLVMTATPIPRTLTISLLGDLDVSTIEGLPPGRKPVETRVFPSTQRERVYEKVRERIDAGELVYVVAPTIDSTDDMGGVRDIAKWLENGPLHDVRVAVMHGQLKQATRDAVMERFRQGEIKCLVATTVIEVGVDVPQACVMVIEYGERFGLSQLHQLRGRVGRGSAASACWLIADPTTPEAHLRLDAIRTISDGFALAEKDFEIRGPGEMFGTRQSGKLPFRVADLAKDHELLRQARRDAIIWVEHSPALDKPGDALLVRRLGKMWGDTLGLVDVG; the protein is encoded by the coding sequence ATCCAATCCGCTGACCGTGCTCCCAACGGGCGCTCGCGGCGCAGCTACGGGCGATGTTGTTGCGGTCGATGCAGAACTTGTCGGGAACTACGCGATGCGCATCACGTTCTCAGACGGTCACGCGTCGGGCATCTACTCGTGGTCGTATCTGCGCTCGATCGATCCTCGTGCAAACTCGGAAGATCAGATCGAGAAGGACACTATCCAGCGCGAACTCGACGAGCACGCGCAATGACACACGCGCATCCCATTCAGTTGACGACGCAGGTTGCGGATATTCCGGGTGTGAACGATCGCACCGCGGGATTGCTGCGCGAGCTCGGATTGACCAACGTTGGCAAGCTCATTGCGCATCTGCCGATGCGTCACGAACGCTACGAGACAGCACCAGCTATCAGCGGGATCGAGCCTGAATCCGTCGTGAGTGTGCAGGGAACAATCGACGCGACGCGCATGGTCCGTGCCGGTCGCAAGCCAAGGTTCGAGGCGGTGATGACAGACGAGTCCGGCAGGCTCGATCTTGTGTGGTTCAATGCGTCGTATCTTGCGAAGAAGATTCATCCGGGACACCAGTTGCGCGTGCAGGGAAAAGCGAAAGCGCGTGCGGGCAGCATCCAAATGGTGAATCCCAGATTCTGGATCATCGAACAGGACGGCTCCGAACACGTGGACACGAACACAGAAACAGATGCTGCGGATCAGCCGGAACTTCGCCCGGTTTATTCCGCGTCTGAGCGCATCAAGAGCGCCCAGATCGCTCGGGTGATCGAGACAGTTCTCGATGATGCACTCGCGCAGATTGACGATCATCTGCCGGAAGTCTGGCGCGACGAGCGAGGACTCGTTCCGCTTGCGACCGCGTACCGGATGATGCACAAGCCTGCAAGCGAGGACGAGGTGGGGATGGCTCGGCGCAGGCTTGCCTACGACGAGCTCTTCATGCTGCAGGTCGGCGTGCAGATCAAACGCAGATATCTGCGCACGACGCTGGTCGCGCCGGAACTCGCGTGGTCGGACGAGATCGATCGTCGCATCCGCGCGCGTCTGCCGTTCGATCTGACAACGCACCAGAACGCGGCACTGCGTGATGTTGTCGCAGACCTGACAACGACCGTGCCCGCGAACAGGCTCGTGCAGGGCGATGTTGGCTCGGGTAAAACCGTCGTTGCGCTCTACGCGATGCTGATGGCGGTTGCATCGGGTCATCAGGCTGCTCTCATGGCACCAACGTCCATTCTTGCGGAGCAGCACCTGTCATCAATATCGAGCATCCTGACGTCGTCCGATGTGCGAGTGGAACTGCTCACGGGTGCTGTCTCGACAGCAGAGCGAGAATCGATTCTATTGCGGCTTGTCAACGGCGAGATCGACATCCTCATCGGCACGCATGCGCTCCTGACAGAGGACGTGCGTTTCAAGTCACTCGCACTCGCGGTGATCGACGAGCAGCATCGTTTCGGTGTCGAGCAGCGCGCCAGCCTGCGCACGGGCTCCACCGTCGATACAGACACGTCGCACAAGTCAACGCCGCATGTGCTTGTGATGACTGCCACACCGATCCCTCGCACACTGACGATCAGCCTGCTCGGCGATCTTGATGTCAGCACGATTGAGGGACTCCCCCCCGGCAGAAAACCCGTAGAAACCAGGGTCTTTCCGTCGACGCAGCGCGAGCGTGTCTATGAAAAGGTGCGCGAGCGCATCGATGCGGGCGAACTTGTGTATGTCGTCGCGCCGACGATCGACTCGACCGACGATATGGGCGGTGTGCGCGACATCGCGAAATGGCTTGAGAACGGGCCGCTCCACGATGTACGCGTTGCAGTCATGCACGGGCAACTCAAGCAGGCAACGCGCGATGCGGTCATGGAACGGTTCCGTCAGGGCGAGATCAAGTGTCTTGTTGCGACGACCGTGATCGAGGTTGGTGTCGATGTTCCCCAAGCGTGCGTCATGGTGATCGAGTACGGCGAGCGCTTTGGATTGTCGCAGCTCCATCAGCTTCGCGGGCGCGTCGGTCGCGGAAGCGCCGCGAGCGCGTGCTGGCTGATCGCAGATCCAACAACGCCCGAAGCGCATCTGCGTCTTGACGCGATCCGCACGATTTCCGACGGGTTTGCGCTCGCAGAGAAGGACTTTGAGATCCGCGGCCCGGGCGAGATGTTTGGTACGCGCCAGTCCGGCAAGCTCCCATTTCGGGTTGCTGATCTAGCAAAGGACCACGAACTTCTGCGTCAGGCGCGCCGGGATGCGATCATCTGGGTTGAGCATTCTCCAGCACTCGATAAACCGGGGGATGCGCTGCTCGTACGCAGACTGGGAAAGATGTGGGGCGACACGCTGGGACTAGTGGATGTCGGGTGA
- a CDS encoding VOC family protein — protein sequence MLTPFHLAFHVRDLDEARAFYCDVLGCKPGRSAETWFDIDFFGHQLSLHKGEPFPTANTGKVGDHMVPMPHLGVVLPKNRFDEVAQNLQHAGVKFILEPTVRFPGENGEQWTIFFADPSGNPIEVKGFADMSRVFSTK from the coding sequence ATGCTCACACCGTTCCATCTCGCGTTCCATGTCCGTGACCTTGACGAGGCTCGCGCGTTCTACTGCGACGTGCTCGGGTGCAAACCCGGGCGATCGGCGGAGACGTGGTTCGACATCGACTTCTTCGGGCACCAACTCTCACTTCACAAGGGCGAGCCGTTCCCCACTGCGAACACCGGAAAGGTCGGTGATCACATGGTGCCAATGCCGCATCTTGGTGTTGTGCTTCCAAAGAACCGGTTTGACGAGGTTGCGCAGAACCTCCAGCACGCGGGTGTGAAGTTTATCTTAGAGCCGACCGTGCGCTTCCCGGGCGAAAATGGCGAGCAGTGGACCATTTTCTTTGCTGATCCATCCGGGAACCCGATTGAGGTAAAAGGGTTCGCGGACATGTCGCGCGTGTTTTCGACGAAGTAG